One genomic window of Vicia villosa cultivar HV-30 ecotype Madison, WI unplaced genomic scaffold, Vvil1.0 ctg.002780F_1_1, whole genome shotgun sequence includes the following:
- the LOC131639784 gene encoding probable WRKY transcription factor 75, with the protein MENNYSMLFPCPPSSSYTIPSSSLNNGQSSNAFLGLKPSDSNMDHHHHDDDEDHVKEDEASVKKKGEKKAKKPKYAFQTRSQVDILDDGYRWRKYGQKAVKNNKFPRSYYRCTHQGCNVKKQVQRLTKDEGVVVTTYEGVHTHPIEKTTDNFEHILSQMQIYTPF; encoded by the exons atggagaACAATTATTCCATGTTGTTTCCTTGTCCTCCTTCTTCAAGCTACACAATTCCATCTAGTAGTTTGAATAATGGTCAAAGCTCAAATGCATTTCTAGGTTTGAAGCCTAGTGATAGTAAtatggatcatcatcatcatgatgatgatgaagatcatgTGAAAGAAGATGAAGCAAGTGTTAAAAAGAAAGGAGAGAAAAAAGCTAAGAAGCCTAAATATGCTTTTCAAACTAGGAGTCAAGTTGATATACTTGATGATGGTTATAGATGGAGGAAATATGGACAAAAAGCTGTTAAAAACAACAAATTTCCCAg GAGTTACTATAGGTGTACACATCAAGGGTGCAATGTGAAGAAACAAGTGCAACGTTTAACCAAAGATGAGGGAGTAGTGGTGACAACATATGAGGGAGTTCATACTCACCCTATTGAGAAAACAACTGATAACTTTGAGCATATCTTGAGTCAAATGCAAATATACACTCCCTTTTGA